From the Wolbachia endosymbiont (group B) of Protocalliphora azurea genome, one window contains:
- a CDS encoding Hsp70 family protein has product MRPVQISEPSLNEVVFGIDLGTTNSLIAMVNKAGNVEIFKDEQGRELLPSVISYEKDVLKVGYDVGENAICSIKRLMGKSVKDLHKEGINCEIDNESEKVIRVKCSEEKYLTPIEISAEILKTLCKRVKKFTGMKVNKAVITVPAYFDDSARNATKYAAKLAGIDVLRLINEPTAAALSYSIEKNNNSGIYAVYDLGGGTFDISILKLHQGVFQVLAVGGDTKLGGDDFDHLLSLIVLEKYREQVGLNKKCSSVIPVLRHWDPESLIASEHTRKLYNKNWIPVSSTAPSDTTTYKLQHSYTKTGICNIRAIKEYLSEDTSGTFEFSINGELFKCKITKEEFEQAISPLVNKTINIVTRTISNIDLKIDDIKGVILVGGATRVPLVQNSLIKLFGNKVLNDVDPDKAVANGAALQAHYLTSNSKDRNILLDVLPLSLGIETMGGIVEKIIPRNTPLPVSEIKEFTTYANGQTAMKIHVCQGEREMIKDNKSLARFELKGIPQLPAGSAKVEIGFTVSIDGILTVTAREKTTGVEQTVKINSSSGLNEEDIQDMVNQSVSNFDEDMKARSLAEAKINGNKLIHLVENVSTEQKLKILLQNAKDALQENDLDNINNAISELENSALELCESADR; this is encoded by the coding sequence ATGCGGCCAGTTCAAATTTCTGAACCAAGTTTAAATGAGGTAGTTTTTGGTATAGATCTTGGAACTACTAACTCTTTAATTGCCATGGTAAATAAAGCTGGCAATGTAGAAATATTTAAAGATGAGCAAGGTCGTGAACTATTACCTTCTGTCATTTCATATGAAAAGGATGTACTAAAAGTAGGCTACGATGTTGGCGAAAACGCTATCTGCTCTATAAAACGCTTAATGGGTAAAAGTGTTAAAGACTTGCATAAAGAAGGTATCAATTGTGAAATAGATAACGAAAGTGAAAAAGTTATTAGGGTAAAATGCTCAGAAGAAAAGTATCTCACTCCTATTGAGATCTCTGCTGAGATACTAAAAACTCTATGCAAGAGGGTAAAAAAATTCACAGGGATGAAAGTTAACAAAGCAGTGATTACTGTACCAGCTTATTTTGATGATTCAGCACGTAACGCAACCAAATATGCAGCAAAATTAGCTGGCATAGATGTTCTTCGCCTCATTAATGAACCAACCGCTGCAGCACTTTCTTACTCCATTGAAAAGAACAATAACAGTGGCATATATGCAGTTTATGACCTCGGTGGTGGAACATTTGACATTTCAATATTAAAATTACATCAAGGAGTGTTTCAAGTTCTTGCAGTTGGTGGTGATACTAAACTTGGTGGTGATGATTTTGATCATCTACTTAGTTTAATCGTGCTTGAAAAGTATAGAGAACAGGTAGGTTTAAATAAAAAATGCTCTAGTGTCATCCCAGTGCTCCGACACTGGGATCCAGAAAGTTTGATTGCAAGTGAACACACCAGAAAGTTATATAATAAGAACTGGATTCCAGTGTCAAGCACTGCACCATCTGATACAACTACCTACAAATTACAACATTCATACACTAAAACTGGTATCTGCAATATACGTGCTATAAAAGAGTACCTAAGTGAAGATACCTCTGGCACTTTTGAATTCAGCATCAATGGTGAATTATTTAAGTGCAAAATTACCAAAGAAGAATTCGAGCAAGCAATCAGTCCTTTGGTTAATAAGACTATAAATATAGTTACTCGTACTATAAGCAACATAGATCTTAAAATCGATGATATAAAAGGGGTAATTTTAGTTGGTGGCGCAACTAGAGTGCCATTAGTGCAAAATTCACTAATCAAACTCTTTGGCAATAAAGTGCTGAATGATGTGGATCCGGACAAAGCAGTTGCCAATGGGGCAGCTTTGCAGGCTCATTATTTAACTTCAAACTCAAAAGATAGGAATATTCTCCTTGATGTGCTGCCTTTATCACTTGGCATAGAAACTATGGGGGGAATAGTTGAAAAAATTATACCAAGAAATACACCACTACCAGTTTCAGAAATAAAAGAGTTTACAACTTACGCTAACGGGCAAACAGCAATGAAAATTCACGTTTGTCAAGGAGAACGTGAAATGATAAAAGATAATAAATCTCTAGCACGATTTGAACTCAAAGGTATACCACAATTGCCTGCAGGTTCTGCAAAAGTTGAAATAGGATTTACAGTTAGCATTGATGGAATATTGACTGTCACTGCAAGAGAAAAAACTACTGGAGTCGAACAGACAGTTAAAATAAATTCAAGCTCTGGCTTAAATGAAGAAGATATTCAAGATATGGTCAATCAGTCAGTAAGTAACTTTGATGAAGACATGAAGGCTCGTTCCCTTGCAGAGGCTAAAATTAACGGTAACAAGCTCATACATCTAGTTGAAAATGTTTCTACTGAGCAAAAGTTAAAAATTTTACTACAGAACGCAAAAGACGCTTTACAGGAAAATGACTTAGACAACATTAATAATGCTATCTCTGAGTTAGAAAACTCTGCTTTAGAATTATGCGAATCAGCAGACAGATAG
- the lipA gene encoding lipoyl synthase, which yields MHSKPTWLRAKAPAGKVFNETLNTVKLHNLHTVCEEAACPNIGECWNKRHATVMILGSVCTRACAFCNVATGIPDKLDPHEPENLAKAIKKLNLKHVVITSVDRDDLPDGGANQFIRCIEEIRKITSETTIEILTPDFLNKKGAFEAIAIASPDVYNHNIETVPRLYAKIRPRSRYFHSLYLLKMVKQINSKLFTKSGLMVGLGETKEEIFQVMDDLRSAEVDFITIGQYLQPTPKHAKIDRYVTPEEFEHYKYIAYSKGFLVVASSPLTRSSYHAEEDFNRLAAAKTST from the coding sequence ATGCATAGTAAGCCTACATGGCTCAGAGCAAAAGCTCCAGCTGGTAAAGTATTCAATGAAACCTTAAATACTGTTAAGCTACATAACTTACATACAGTATGCGAAGAAGCTGCGTGTCCAAATATTGGTGAATGTTGGAATAAACGTCATGCTACTGTGATGATTCTCGGTTCTGTTTGTACTCGTGCTTGTGCGTTTTGCAACGTTGCAACTGGCATTCCTGATAAGCTCGATCCTCATGAACCAGAAAATTTAGCAAAAGCAATAAAAAAGTTAAATTTAAAGCACGTTGTCATTACCTCTGTTGACCGTGACGATTTACCAGATGGTGGTGCAAATCAGTTTATAAGGTGTATAGAAGAAATTAGAAAGATAACTTCGGAAACAACAATAGAGATCCTCACTCCTGATTTTTTAAATAAGAAAGGAGCGTTTGAAGCAATAGCTATTGCATCACCTGATGTTTATAACCACAACATCGAAACAGTGCCAAGGCTGTATGCAAAAATAAGACCAAGATCTCGTTATTTTCATTCACTATATTTGCTAAAGATGGTGAAACAGATTAATTCTAAACTTTTCACGAAGTCAGGGCTTATGGTTGGTCTTGGAGAAACAAAAGAAGAAATCTTTCAGGTTATGGATGATTTACGTAGCGCCGAAGTTGATTTCATTACAATTGGTCAATATCTGCAACCAACTCCAAAGCATGCAAAAATTGATAGATATGTTACTCCAGAAGAGTTTGAGCATTATAAATATATTGCTTATTCTAAAGGCTTCTTGGTAGTTGCATCAAGCCCATTAACGCGGTCATCGTACCACGCTGAAGAAGATTTTAACAGACTTGCTGCTGCTAAAACTTCAACCTAA
- a CDS encoding HesB/IscA family protein, translating into MSEFQGVNSVKKPITLTANAVERVRFLLDKKKHANLEEAIGIRVLIKQKGCSGLKYDIEYAYDVRPLESVIEESCSDDQKVKVLIDPKSIMFILGSEMDYVEEKFSSGFIFKNPNEKGKCGCGESFHV; encoded by the coding sequence ATGAGTGAATTTCAAGGAGTAAATTCTGTTAAAAAACCTATCACTCTAACTGCAAATGCAGTAGAGAGGGTAAGGTTTTTATTGGACAAAAAGAAGCATGCTAACCTTGAAGAAGCAATAGGAATAAGAGTTCTAATTAAGCAAAAAGGATGCTCTGGTTTAAAATATGATATTGAGTATGCATATGATGTTCGTCCTTTGGAGTCGGTAATTGAAGAAAGCTGCAGTGATGATCAAAAAGTCAAGGTGCTGATCGATCCAAAATCTATCATGTTTATCCTTGGCTCTGAAATGGATTATGTAGAGGAAAAATTCTCATCAGGTTTTATTTTCAAAAATCCTAATGAGAAAGGAAAATGTGGTTGTGGAGAGAGTTTTCATGTCTAG
- a CDS encoding iron-sulfur cluster co-chaperone HscB C-terminal domain-containing protein produces MSSNHFTLFGIEPAFNISFDELEKKYIELSKTDINERESKSMENINKAYQVLKSPLKRAEHLLDLFDVKSKKEHLDPEILNESMEIREYFLDCDDLQFASRMIDEKVKDCTKNLINAFATKNFDEVATQVFRLRYLYKSFEEIKENAASSNF; encoded by the coding sequence ATGTCTAGCAACCATTTCACATTATTTGGAATTGAACCGGCTTTTAACATCAGCTTTGATGAGCTGGAGAAAAAATATATTGAGCTAAGCAAAACTGATATAAATGAAAGAGAGTCCAAAAGTATGGAAAATATCAACAAAGCTTATCAGGTACTGAAGTCACCGCTAAAGCGTGCCGAACATTTGTTGGATCTTTTTGACGTAAAAAGCAAAAAAGAGCATCTTGATCCTGAAATATTAAATGAATCAATGGAAATAAGAGAATACTTTCTAGACTGCGATGATTTACAATTTGCAAGTAGGATGATTGATGAAAAGGTAAAAGATTGTACTAAAAACCTAATTAATGCTTTTGCTACAAAAAATTTTGATGAAGTTGCTACGCAAGTTTTTAGATTGAGATATTTATATAAGTCATTTGAGGAGATAAAGGAAAATGCGGCCAGTTCAAATTTCTGA
- the ftsY gene encoding signal recognition particle-docking protein FtsY codes for MSLFSNLYQGLLKTSSRFSGGVKNIFSGKKKLDQSLLDDLEELLISMDIGHKTSRLLIDKLASIKFESEVEHSVITQQLMSEIESILNPVVQPLILNKKPHIIMVCGVNGNGKTTTIGKLAYKYKEKGKSVMLVACDTFRAAASEQLNIWAERSDCSIVTGEHGSDSASVAYRAVSQAIKDSVDVVLIDTAGRLQNNVNLMQELSKIHRTIKKLDDTAPHDVILVLDGTTGQNAYSQLEAFSKMVGVTGLIVTKLDGTAKGGVVIGLAEAYKVKLHAIGIGESIEDLREFTGKEFAEALFKCD; via the coding sequence TTGAGTTTATTCAGTAATCTTTATCAAGGACTATTAAAAACCTCCTCCCGTTTTAGTGGTGGAGTAAAAAATATTTTTTCTGGCAAAAAAAAATTAGATCAGTCGCTTTTAGATGATCTGGAAGAGCTGCTGATTAGCATGGATATAGGTCATAAAACTTCTAGATTGCTTATTGATAAGCTCGCAAGTATCAAATTTGAATCAGAAGTTGAGCATAGCGTTATCACACAGCAGTTAATGAGCGAAATAGAGTCGATATTAAACCCTGTAGTGCAGCCGCTCATTTTGAATAAAAAACCACACATAATAATGGTGTGCGGAGTGAATGGTAATGGAAAAACTACAACTATAGGTAAACTTGCCTATAAATATAAGGAAAAAGGGAAATCCGTTATGCTTGTTGCGTGCGACACATTCAGAGCTGCTGCGAGTGAGCAACTAAATATTTGGGCAGAACGTTCTGATTGCTCTATTGTTACTGGAGAGCACGGTAGCGATTCTGCAAGTGTGGCATATAGAGCTGTAAGTCAAGCGATAAAAGATAGCGTTGATGTTGTTTTAATTGATACAGCAGGAAGGCTACAAAACAATGTAAATCTCATGCAAGAGCTGTCAAAAATACATAGAACGATAAAGAAATTGGATGATACTGCTCCTCATGATGTTATTTTAGTTCTTGATGGAACTACTGGCCAAAATGCTTATAGCCAATTAGAGGCCTTTAGTAAAATGGTTGGTGTTACCGGGTTAATTGTAACAAAGCTAGATGGTACTGCCAAAGGTGGAGTAGTGATTGGGCTTGCAGAAGCTTATAAGGTAAAATTACACGCTATAGGAATTGGTGAAAGTATAGAAGACCTGAGGGAATTTACTGGCAAAGAGTTTGCTGAAGCGCTGTTTAAATGTGATTGA
- a CDS encoding DUF721 domain-containing protein yields MLKYSGPKKLKSIIENYALKCMKNKISKNEIRLILNWKSIVGEELAECTKPQKISYAQNVNSGVLHLLVTNGSKALEMQHMVSLVIEKITVFFGYKAVYGIKIKQGS; encoded by the coding sequence ATGCTTAAATATAGCGGGCCAAAGAAATTAAAATCTATAATAGAAAACTATGCATTAAAATGCATGAAAAATAAGATCAGCAAAAATGAAATACGTCTTATTTTAAACTGGAAAAGTATAGTTGGAGAGGAATTAGCAGAATGTACAAAACCACAAAAGATCTCATACGCACAAAACGTAAATTCTGGTGTTCTGCATCTGTTAGTAACAAATGGCAGTAAAGCATTAGAAATGCAGCATATGGTTTCTCTTGTAATAGAAAAAATTACAGTGTTTTTTGGCTATAAAGCAGTATACGGTATAAAAATCAAGCAAGGGAGTTGA
- the iscU gene encoding Fe-S cluster assembly scaffold IscU, which yields MSYNEKILDHYENPRNVGSLDKNDPNVGTGLVGAPSCGDVMKLQIKVNDKGVIEDAKFKTFGCGSAIASSSLLTEMIKGKTIENVTKIKNTQIVEELSLPPVKIHCSVLAEDAIKAAIHDYQNKQKH from the coding sequence ATGAGTTATAATGAGAAAATTTTAGATCATTACGAAAATCCAAGGAATGTTGGTTCTCTGGATAAAAATGATCCAAATGTTGGTACTGGTTTAGTTGGTGCACCATCATGCGGAGATGTAATGAAACTGCAAATAAAGGTCAACGATAAAGGTGTTATTGAAGACGCAAAATTTAAAACTTTTGGTTGTGGTTCTGCTATAGCTTCAAGTTCTTTGCTTACAGAAATGATCAAAGGAAAAACTATTGAGAATGTAACAAAGATAAAGAATACTCAAATAGTGGAAGAATTGTCTTTGCCGCCAGTAAAGATACACTGTTCAGTACTTGCTGAGGATGCTATAAAAGCTGCTATTCATGATTATCAAAATAAACAAAAACATTGA
- the rpmB gene encoding 50S ribosomal protein L28, producing MSRICELTNRKKSFGNKVSHSNRKTKRTFLLNLHKVTLTSNILEKKFSFRIATRTLRTIDYKGDLDAFLLNTKTIKLSKEAQKIKRRLKKVLAKQEVELAVSNA from the coding sequence GTGAGTAGAATTTGTGAATTAACAAATAGAAAAAAGTCTTTTGGTAATAAGGTATCGCATTCAAATCGTAAAACAAAGCGTACCTTTCTCTTAAATTTACATAAAGTTACATTAACGAGTAATATATTAGAAAAAAAGTTTAGCTTTCGTATAGCGACAAGAACTTTAAGAACTATAGATTATAAAGGTGATCTTGATGCTTTCTTGCTCAATACAAAAACAATTAAACTAAGCAAAGAAGCGCAAAAGATAAAAAGAAGATTAAAGAAAGTTTTAGCAAAACAAGAGGTAGAGCTAGCTGTTTCAAATGCATAG
- a CDS encoding recombinase family protein: MGFKEGQMVTVCLYARVSSGKQVEGNTIESQIAALEKQINLDGYRLLSEYKFIDNGYSGSHLVRPDLEKLRDKVTEGKIDKIYIHSPDRLSRKYAYQMVLIEEFEKAGAKVVFLNYEINGNPESQLLLQMQGMIAEYERAKIMERSRRGKIYAANKGYVNVMGGAPYGYRYIDKHMGGGQALFEINEKEADVVRKVFLWIGRERTSIGEVCRRLNTMSIKTQKGKERWNKGTIWSMLKNPAYKGQAAFGRRRLGVRLKQVRPQKGSCEQPKSNHSVYPVEKANWIYIKVPNIVDEDIFDIVQEQLAENRKVARTRKRGAKYLLQGLVICKRCNYGCYGTCMRSRREEEGGHYAYYRCSGKDSYRFGGNKICDNKPIRSDALETAVWEEVKQLLKNPNRILEEYKRRLSELKKSSLDQKSDLLEKQENKLKRGIARLIDSYAQEYINQEEFEPRIKAMKQSLKTIKEEKKKIFYQKELEQEVTLVVANLEDFSSNITLNLDNADWLTKRDIIRTLVKRIEINLEDVNVVFRVKELPNSSGHNGKENKNLQHCRRCIHNIV, encoded by the coding sequence ATGGGATTCAAGGAGGGTCAAATGGTAACAGTATGTTTATATGCGAGAGTTTCTTCGGGGAAACAAGTAGAAGGAAATACGATAGAAAGTCAAATTGCAGCTTTAGAGAAGCAAATTAATCTGGACGGATACAGATTGTTAAGTGAGTATAAATTTATTGATAACGGCTACAGTGGATCTCATTTAGTCCGCCCTGATTTAGAAAAATTACGTGATAAAGTAACAGAAGGTAAAATTGATAAGATTTACATTCATTCTCCTGATCGTTTATCTAGAAAATATGCATATCAAATGGTGCTGATTGAAGAATTTGAAAAAGCAGGAGCAAAAGTGGTTTTTTTAAATTATGAGATTAACGGTAACCCAGAATCTCAATTACTGTTACAAATGCAAGGTATGATAGCAGAATATGAACGTGCGAAAATTATGGAACGAAGTCGTCGTGGTAAAATCTATGCAGCTAACAAAGGCTATGTAAATGTAATGGGAGGAGCTCCTTATGGTTATCGTTATATAGATAAGCATATGGGAGGAGGACAAGCTTTATTTGAGATTAACGAAAAAGAAGCTGATGTCGTTCGTAAAGTATTTTTGTGGATAGGCAGAGAAAGAACAAGTATTGGGGAAGTATGTCGTCGGCTAAATACTATGTCCATTAAGACACAAAAAGGAAAAGAACGCTGGAATAAAGGTACAATTTGGAGTATGTTGAAAAACCCTGCTTACAAAGGACAAGCAGCTTTTGGTAGAAGAAGGTTAGGAGTAAGATTAAAGCAAGTAAGACCACAGAAAGGCTCTTGTGAGCAGCCAAAAAGTAACCACTCTGTCTATCCTGTTGAAAAAGCAAATTGGATTTATATTAAAGTGCCAAATATAGTAGATGAAGATATATTTGATATTGTTCAAGAACAATTAGCTGAAAATAGAAAAGTAGCAAGGACAAGAAAAAGAGGAGCAAAGTACTTACTACAAGGTTTAGTCATATGTAAGCGTTGTAATTACGGATGTTACGGAACTTGCATGAGAAGTAGACGAGAAGAAGAAGGTGGTCATTATGCATATTACCGTTGTAGTGGTAAAGATTCTTACCGTTTTGGTGGTAATAAGATTTGTGACAATAAACCCATTCGCTCAGATGCATTAGAAACAGCTGTGTGGGAAGAGGTTAAGCAGTTATTGAAAAATCCAAACAGGATTTTAGAAGAATACAAGCGTAGGCTTTCAGAACTAAAAAAATCATCATTGGATCAAAAAAGTGACCTGCTAGAGAAACAAGAAAATAAATTAAAACGTGGTATTGCTAGACTTATCGATAGTTATGCTCAAGAATATATCAATCAAGAGGAATTTGAACCACGAATTAAAGCAATGAAACAAAGCTTAAAAACAATTAAAGAAGAGAAGAAAAAGATATTTTATCAAAAGGAATTAGAACAGGAGGTAACTCTGGTTGTGGCCAATTTAGAAGACTTTTCTTCCAATATTACGTTAAACCTTGATAACGCAGACTGGTTAACTAAACGTGATATTATCAGAACATTGGTCAAGAGAATTGAAATTAACCTTGAGGACGTAAATGTGGTATTTCGCGTAAAAGAGCTACCGAACTCTTCTGGACATAATGGAAAGGAAAATAAAAATTTGCAA
- a CDS encoding glycoside hydrolase TIM-barrel-like domain-containing protein, which produces MSTIILSSILSKAGSIFGPIGQIVGSELGALLGAQLDNAIFGLDADQKITHGARLKNLQVQTSTYGKAIPIIYGTARIAGNIIWSQPIKEEAITTQNKTGRGINITYNYYATLAIAICKGKVEKLNRIWADIKSLSFDEIDYTFYHGREDQNPDPFMLSIEGEKNVPAYRGISYIVIKNFPLADYSNRVPVFTFEVQTALKLNGFSVAENIKNINIIPGSGEFVYDTKIQKKIAREKISSSQYIPYGPVQRVNHNNHTKKSDAMLSLDQLKESLPNVEWASVVVNWFASSLNIKDCKIYPAVEFQDDSAIVPDDWQVGNITRDNAQLISKDNHGNPRYGGTVSDAALIRYIEELHSRGYKVMLYPMLLLDTKNKEWRGKLSGTPQDISDFFENQYSKFIEHYTSIAKQTKVEGFIIGSEFAQLTRVKDAKGNYPAVAELVKVAKQVKFQLGKEVNVTYAADWSEYHSYDGWYNMDELWSSEFIDVVGIDAYFPLTDGPEPPFGYSAKDVTGGWSSGVGYDYFYDYSKSDPEKIKYNDSEYAWKNIEKWWSEVHVNPGGSKTKWQPKMKKIWFTEYGFPSMNGCTNEPNVFVDKGSIESKYPRYSNGEVSFLSQKTAIEGTLKKWQSSEMVEKMFLWAWDARPFPYFPNLCDMWADCHNWQTGHWIQGKISQLNVSDVLSDLLQKVGLKGDQFDTSDVKGLLSGYVINDQQPVRSIIKMLRRCYFFDVVEQNSKLKFIQKGRGVKTEIPIGEMVTNNVAKLVNISQLDLNSKVNVVYFNRNFGYPIDVKYAELPKQGNAATVEIPLIMEEGEAQNIAEVLLYSSWQERNVYNFKLPIKYAWLLPSDVIAISDGEKRHTMRIIKTKFESMSIQVMGVGYDPSIYKLSFPSTRSLMLKEYPPSHISKSIVEMIDLPHIKGNIASFTLISEEEGWKGATLFISYDDKNYKPIASANIQSTYGYVIEFTDEGITVVLRFGKLDVMNPTVLALVGKEVIKFQDAKLIDKNKYKLSNLIRGQEGTKKYEHTAGEKFILLDDSIISFEVQKGRKFYLKAVTYGDSLDNTETKIVN; this is translated from the coding sequence ATGTCTACAATAATTTTATCATCAATTTTAAGTAAAGCGGGCAGTATTTTTGGGCCAATTGGCCAGATTGTTGGCTCAGAACTCGGTGCTCTGCTTGGTGCACAGCTTGATAATGCAATATTTGGTCTTGATGCCGACCAAAAGATAACGCATGGGGCGAGGCTGAAAAATCTGCAAGTTCAAACCTCAACTTATGGCAAAGCAATTCCAATTATCTATGGCACTGCTCGCATTGCTGGAAACATTATTTGGTCACAGCCAATAAAAGAGGAGGCGATAACCACTCAAAATAAAACAGGAAGAGGTATAAATATTACATATAACTACTATGCAACACTCGCAATTGCAATTTGCAAGGGGAAAGTAGAAAAATTAAATAGAATCTGGGCGGATATAAAATCGCTTAGTTTTGATGAAATAGATTATACTTTTTACCACGGCAGAGAAGACCAAAACCCTGATCCGTTTATGTTATCAATCGAAGGTGAGAAGAATGTACCAGCTTATAGAGGAATATCTTACATAGTCATCAAAAATTTCCCTTTGGCAGACTATAGTAATCGTGTTCCGGTGTTTACATTTGAAGTGCAAACTGCACTGAAGCTCAATGGATTCTCAGTAGCAGAAAACATTAAAAATATCAATATCATACCAGGTTCAGGGGAGTTTGTGTATGATACGAAAATACAGAAGAAAATTGCACGAGAAAAAATAAGCAGTAGTCAATATATTCCCTATGGACCGGTACAAAGAGTAAATCACAATAATCACACAAAAAAGAGCGATGCTATGCTTTCTTTGGACCAATTGAAGGAAAGTTTACCAAATGTTGAATGGGCATCGGTAGTGGTTAATTGGTTTGCAAGCAGTTTGAATATCAAAGATTGTAAAATATATCCTGCAGTTGAATTTCAAGACGATTCTGCTATAGTGCCTGATGATTGGCAAGTGGGAAATATAACCAGGGATAATGCCCAGCTCATTTCAAAAGATAATCATGGCAATCCAAGATATGGTGGTACAGTTAGCGATGCAGCACTAATAAGATATATAGAAGAGCTGCATAGCAGAGGTTATAAGGTGATGCTCTATCCAATGCTCTTGCTTGACACAAAAAACAAAGAGTGGCGAGGAAAATTGAGCGGTACTCCTCAGGATATAAGTGATTTTTTTGAGAATCAGTATAGCAAATTCATAGAGCATTACACAAGCATTGCCAAACAAACTAAAGTGGAAGGGTTTATTATTGGTTCTGAGTTTGCTCAGCTTACCAGAGTAAAAGATGCGAAAGGCAATTATCCTGCAGTAGCAGAGCTAGTTAAAGTTGCAAAGCAAGTAAAATTTCAGCTTGGAAAAGAAGTAAACGTAACTTACGCTGCCGATTGGAGTGAGTATCATTCATATGATGGTTGGTATAATATGGATGAACTATGGTCTTCAGAGTTTATCGATGTTGTTGGCATAGATGCTTACTTTCCACTCACCGATGGCCCAGAACCTCCTTTTGGCTATTCCGCGAAAGATGTAACGGGTGGTTGGAGCAGTGGGGTAGGGTATGATTATTTTTACGATTACTCAAAAAGTGATCCTGAGAAAATAAAGTATAATGACAGCGAATATGCGTGGAAAAATATCGAGAAATGGTGGAGTGAAGTTCATGTAAATCCAGGTGGTAGTAAAACAAAATGGCAACCAAAAATGAAGAAAATATGGTTTACCGAATATGGATTTCCCAGTATGAACGGCTGCACTAATGAGCCCAATGTGTTTGTTGATAAAGGTAGTATAGAGAGTAAATATCCACGATACTCAAACGGAGAGGTGAGCTTTCTTTCGCAGAAAACTGCAATCGAAGGAACATTAAAAAAGTGGCAAAGCTCAGAAATGGTGGAGAAAATGTTCCTCTGGGCGTGGGATGCAAGGCCATTTCCTTATTTCCCCAATTTATGTGACATGTGGGCTGACTGCCATAACTGGCAGACCGGGCACTGGATTCAGGGAAAAATTTCACAACTTAATGTTTCCGATGTTTTGTCTGATCTGTTGCAAAAGGTAGGTCTCAAAGGCGATCAGTTTGATACAAGTGATGTTAAAGGATTACTATCTGGGTATGTAATAAATGATCAGCAACCCGTACGCTCAATTATTAAAATGCTGCGAAGGTGCTATTTTTTTGATGTGGTTGAACAGAACTCAAAACTGAAATTTATTCAAAAGGGCAGGGGAGTGAAAACTGAAATACCAATTGGCGAGATGGTTACCAATAACGTTGCAAAACTTGTTAATATTAGTCAGCTAGATTTAAATAGTAAAGTCAATGTTGTCTATTTTAACCGCAATTTTGGCTATCCAATTGATGTGAAATATGCTGAACTGCCAAAGCAGGGCAATGCTGCAACAGTTGAAATACCTCTCATTATGGAGGAAGGGGAGGCGCAAAATATAGCTGAAGTTTTACTTTATTCTTCGTGGCAAGAGAGAAATGTATACAACTTTAAGCTCCCGATAAAATATGCATGGCTTTTACCAAGTGATGTCATAGCAATTTCAGATGGCGAGAAAAGACATACGATGAGAATTATAAAAACAAAGTTTGAAAGCATGTCCATTCAAGTAATGGGAGTTGGTTATGATCCCTCTATATACAAGCTCTCCTTTCCTTCAACAAGATCACTTATGCTTAAAGAATACCCTCCTTCTCACATCAGTAAATCTATCGTAGAAATGATAGATTTACCGCATATTAAAGGTAATATCGCAAGTTTTACTTTAATTAGTGAAGAGGAAGGTTGGAAAGGAGCAACACTTTTTATTTCGTATGATGATAAAAATTATAAGCCCATCGCGAGCGCAAATATACAATCTACTTACGGATATGTAATCGAATTTACCGATGAGGGAATTACAGTAGTGCTACGTTTTGGTAAGCTAGACGTCATGAATCCAACTGTGTTAGCGCTGGTTGGAAAAGAGGTAATAAAATTCCAAGATGCCAAGCTTATAGATAAAAATAAATATAAGCTTAGCAACCTAATTAGAGGTCAAGAAGGGACTAAGAAATATGAACACACTGCAGGTGAAAAATTTATTCTACTTGATGATTCAATAATTTCTTTTGAAGTGCAAAAAGGGAGAAAGTTTTATCTTAAGGCAGTCACTTACGGTGATTCATTAGATAATACGGAAACAAAAATTGTAAACTGA